A genomic segment from Rubrobacter tropicus encodes:
- a CDS encoding GNAT family N-acetyltransferase has product MPSGYSFRQMDAADAREISGWRYEPPYDFYNGDADPDDLAELLDEERRKDVYFSALDEEGDLVGFFQFEKTSETMDVGLGLRPDLTGRGIGEEFCSAGLGFARERLAPRRFTLSVTTFNERAIRVYERAGFGRGETYMHETNVGGYEFLFMEREA; this is encoded by the coding sequence ATGCCTTCCGGCTACTCCTTCCGGCAGATGGACGCCGCCGACGCCCGCGAGATCTCCGGCTGGCGCTACGAGCCCCCCTACGACTTCTACAACGGCGACGCGGACCCGGATGACCTCGCGGAGCTTCTGGACGAAGAGCGCCGAAAAGACGTCTACTTCTCGGCCCTGGACGAGGAGGGAGACCTCGTCGGGTTCTTCCAGTTCGAGAAGACGAGCGAGACCATGGACGTCGGCCTAGGGCTCAGGCCGGACCTGACGGGACGCGGGATCGGGGAGGAGTTCTGCAGCGCCGGGCTGGGGTTCGCGCGCGAACGTCTCGCGCCCCGGCGTTTCACGCTCTCCGTGACGACCTTCAACGAACGCGCGATACGGGTCTACGAGCGGGCCGGTTTCGGGCGGGGCGAGACTTATATGCACGAGACGAACGTCGGCGGGTACGAGTTCCTGTTCATGGAGCGGGAAGCATGA
- the rplI gene encoding 50S ribosomal protein L9: MQVILTQDVDKIGQRGDIVDVSRGYVRNFLVPRNLAEVATPGKMEEARREMAESEERDRRLAERAEEIAATLNKSVITIEARTGEDERLFGSVTAANVADAVEKARGVRIDRRRVRMDEPIKSLGTHQVPIQVHGDVEASVKVIVVPKL, translated from the coding sequence ATGCAGGTGATACTGACCCAGGACGTGGACAAGATAGGCCAGAGGGGCGATATCGTGGACGTTAGCCGCGGCTACGTCCGCAACTTCCTGGTCCCCCGCAACCTCGCCGAGGTCGCGACGCCGGGCAAGATGGAAGAGGCCCGCCGCGAGATGGCCGAGAGCGAGGAGCGGGACCGCCGCCTCGCCGAGCGCGCCGAGGAGATCGCCGCGACCCTGAACAAGAGCGTGATCACCATCGAGGCCCGCACCGGCGAGGACGAGCGCCTCTTCGGCTCCGTCACCGCCGCGAACGTCGCCGACGCCGTCGAGAAGGCCCGCGGAGTCCGGATCGACCGGCGCAGGGTCCGCATGGACGAGCCCATAAAGTCCCTCGGCACCCACCAGGTCCCGATCCAGGTCCACGGCGACGTCGAAGCCAGCGTCAAGGTCATCGTCGTCCCCAAACTGTAG
- the rpsR gene encoding 30S ribosomal protein S18, with protein sequence MGKRRSGPPRGGRPVKSKPCVFCKEDVAYVDYKDYNVLRRFVSDRGKIRARRVTGLCPQHQREAATSIKRAREMALLPYVVGR encoded by the coding sequence ATGGGTAAGAGAAGGAGTGGCCCGCCCCGCGGGGGCCGGCCGGTAAAGAGCAAGCCGTGCGTCTTCTGCAAAGAGGACGTCGCGTACGTGGACTACAAGGACTACAACGTGCTGCGCCGGTTCGTCTCCGACCGGGGCAAGATCCGGGCCCGCAGGGTGACCGGCCTCTGCCCGCAGCACCAGCGCGAGGCGGCCACCTCGATCAAGCGCGCCCGCGAGATGGCGCTTCTGCCCTACGTGGTAGGAAGGTAA
- the dnaB gene encoding replicative DNA helicase, whose product MRSVETGADAARVPPHDLDAERAVIGALLVSETAVAAVAEQLTAEEFYSETHRIIYGAMMRLYSRGDRIDQITLTNELNSINEFDRVGGRAYVFQLVESVPTASNAARYAEIVRGKALLRSVIDVGSRITEDAFREPEDVTEALDSAEQLIYGVSNRTLKQHLAPVSELAPGALEMIQRLYEQEGEVTGVEAGFEDLDRLTTGFHKSDLVVLAARPAMGKCLSADAEIVLADGSVRTIEEIFHQRKARLMTLGNGHKLSWTSPSEFIDDGVKPVFRVTTRLGREIKTTLTHPFLTMGGWRKLGELSVGDHVAVPRRMPVFGDKPLGTHRVKLLAYMLGDGNMTGRTPRFTNANPTVRKDFADAIGEFGGLYFRAETSDGTRTPTLCVCSDRVVVRRHREEFARTLRAAALQSGRPASELAGLVGVSPASVTNWTLGKTVPNEATALRLRGALSEISVALEVSGLDRARTNAPNALRRWLDGLGLWGCGAKDKFVPDLVFRTPREELALFLNRLFATDGWATVLASGQTQLGYCSVSDKLARQVQHLLLRFGVISSLREKSVKYGGARRPAYQLDITGADSIRAFIQEIGIFGKEEAVVRVSEALENKRRHANRDLVPREVWKLIDEAREGESWSSLARRVGHGPGHNLHVGTRSLSRERLALFAEALDDEGLRDLAGSDVYWDRIVSIEPLGLEQVYDLTVPDTHNFVANDVCVHNTALALNAIWHAAGEKKMPVAIFSLEMSKEQLVQRLISQTTRIPAQALRSGNVKAEDWPKLLRGVAQVSEAPIWIDDTAGVTLMEMRAKVRRLASQLGATGGPPLSLVVVDYLQLMIGQGSRNDNRQQEIAEISRGLKVLARDLDVPVLAIAQLSRAVESRHDKRPMLSDLRDCVTGDTLVLLADGRRVPVRELVGATPRVLAMSPGGKIVESEADRVWSVGRRPVFTVRLASGREVRATARHRLFGADGWIRVGELRPGDRLALARGVPEPEAAGRWSEARLALLGHLIGDGSYLSGQPLRYCTASEENSRLVAKSAIEEFGVRVNRHAGRDNWHQLVLSGNGNRWHPAGVNRWLRELGIFGQRSHEKRIPEPVFGLGNESIVVLLRHLWATDGTIFARKPGTHGSSTICFSTNSRGLADDVAALLLRIGIVARLREVDQGGHRPMFTVSVSGTRDQRLFLDQVGAFGPRREGAEKLARLLASRRDGTNVDTLPAEFFAKVKASMAARGVSHRAMSLARGTSYGGSSRFRFAPSRTLMAEYASLLEDETLLADAESDLFWDRVVEVVPSGEEEVFDLTVPGPASWLADGIVSHNSGAIEQDADMVMFLYRDEYYNPESDDKGIAEVIVGKHRNGPTGKVQLAWLEQYTKFASLARRG is encoded by the coding sequence ATGCGGAGCGTAGAGACGGGGGCCGACGCGGCCCGCGTGCCGCCGCATGACCTGGATGCCGAGCGGGCGGTAATAGGGGCTTTGCTCGTCTCGGAGACCGCTGTGGCCGCTGTGGCGGAGCAGCTCACGGCCGAGGAGTTTTACTCGGAGACGCACCGGATCATCTACGGGGCTATGATGCGGCTCTACTCGCGCGGGGACCGCATAGACCAGATCACGCTCACGAACGAACTCAACTCCATAAACGAGTTCGACCGCGTCGGCGGCCGGGCCTACGTCTTCCAGCTCGTCGAGAGCGTCCCGACGGCCTCCAACGCCGCCCGCTACGCCGAGATAGTTCGCGGCAAGGCGCTCTTGCGCTCCGTCATAGACGTCGGCAGCCGCATAACGGAGGACGCCTTCCGCGAACCCGAGGACGTAACGGAGGCGTTGGACTCAGCCGAGCAGCTCATCTACGGCGTCTCGAACAGGACGCTAAAGCAGCACCTGGCCCCGGTCTCGGAGCTCGCGCCCGGGGCTCTGGAGATGATCCAACGCCTCTACGAACAGGAGGGCGAGGTAACCGGCGTCGAGGCCGGATTCGAGGACCTCGACCGGCTCACGACCGGCTTCCACAAGAGCGACCTGGTCGTCCTCGCCGCCAGGCCGGCCATGGGGAAATGCCTGAGCGCCGACGCCGAGATCGTGCTCGCCGACGGCAGCGTCAGGACCATCGAGGAGATCTTCCACCAGCGGAAAGCGCGACTGATGACGCTCGGGAACGGTCACAAGCTTTCCTGGACCAGCCCGAGCGAGTTCATAGACGACGGGGTGAAGCCCGTCTTCCGGGTGACGACGCGCCTCGGGCGTGAGATCAAGACGACGCTCACCCACCCGTTCCTTACGATGGGCGGATGGCGAAAGCTCGGGGAGCTTTCGGTGGGCGACCACGTCGCCGTCCCGCGCCGGATGCCGGTCTTCGGAGACAAACCGCTCGGTACCCACCGCGTCAAACTCCTCGCCTACATGCTCGGCGACGGCAACATGACCGGACGCACGCCCCGCTTCACCAACGCCAACCCGACCGTGCGCAAGGACTTCGCGGATGCCATCGGCGAGTTCGGTGGTCTGTACTTTCGGGCCGAGACCTCCGACGGCACGCGGACGCCGACGCTTTGCGTCTGCTCCGACCGCGTGGTCGTTCGACGGCACCGGGAGGAATTTGCCAGGACGTTGCGGGCTGCGGCGCTGCAGTCCGGCCGTCCCGCCAGCGAGCTCGCCGGCCTGGTGGGGGTCAGCCCGGCATCGGTAACCAACTGGACCCTGGGCAAGACCGTTCCGAACGAAGCCACCGCGCTCAGGCTCCGCGGGGCGCTCTCCGAAATTTCCGTGGCCCTTGAAGTCTCCGGCCTGGACCGGGCGCGTACCAACGCCCCGAACGCGCTGCGGCGCTGGCTAGACGGGCTCGGACTGTGGGGATGCGGGGCGAAAGACAAATTCGTTCCTGACCTCGTTTTCCGGACCCCGCGCGAAGAGCTGGCCTTGTTCTTGAACCGCCTCTTCGCGACCGACGGGTGGGCCACGGTACTGGCTTCCGGACAGACCCAGCTAGGTTACTGCTCAGTGAGCGATAAGCTCGCCCGGCAGGTCCAACACTTGCTGCTGAGGTTCGGTGTGATCTCCTCGCTACGAGAGAAATCCGTGAAGTACGGAGGCGCACGTCGCCCGGCTTACCAGCTGGACATCACCGGCGCGGACTCGATCCGTGCCTTCATCCAGGAGATCGGCATCTTTGGCAAAGAAGAAGCCGTGGTGCGTGTCTCTGAAGCCCTGGAAAACAAACGCCGCCACGCCAACCGGGATCTGGTACCGCGCGAAGTATGGAAGCTCATCGACGAGGCCAGGGAAGGTGAGTCGTGGTCCTCATTGGCCCGGCGGGTGGGCCACGGTCCGGGGCACAATCTCCACGTCGGCACGCGGTCCCTCTCAAGAGAGAGGCTGGCCCTGTTCGCCGAAGCGCTGGACGATGAAGGCCTGCGAGATCTCGCCGGTAGCGACGTGTACTGGGACCGCATCGTCAGCATAGAGCCGCTCGGCCTCGAGCAGGTGTACGACCTTACAGTCCCCGATACCCACAACTTCGTCGCCAACGACGTCTGCGTCCACAACACCGCGCTTGCTTTGAACGCTATATGGCACGCTGCTGGCGAGAAAAAGATGCCGGTTGCGATCTTCTCTCTGGAGATGAGCAAGGAGCAACTCGTGCAGCGCCTCATCTCACAGACGACCCGCATACCGGCCCAGGCTTTGAGGAGCGGCAACGTCAAGGCCGAGGACTGGCCGAAGCTCCTCAGGGGCGTGGCGCAGGTCAGCGAGGCTCCCATTTGGATCGACGATACAGCGGGTGTTACGTTGATGGAGATGCGCGCGAAGGTGAGGCGCCTCGCGAGCCAGCTCGGCGCCACCGGTGGGCCGCCGCTCTCGCTCGTCGTCGTGGACTATTTGCAGCTCATGATCGGGCAGGGCAGCCGCAACGACAACCGTCAGCAAGAGATCGCCGAGATCTCCCGCGGTTTGAAGGTCCTCGCCCGCGACCTCGACGTCCCCGTCCTCGCCATCGCCCAGCTCTCCCGCGCCGTCGAATCCCGCCACGACAAACGTCCCATGCTCTCGGACCTCAGGGATTGTGTGACCGGGGATACGCTGGTGTTGCTCGCGGACGGCCGTCGCGTGCCCGTGCGAGAGTTGGTTGGAGCGACGCCGCGCGTGCTGGCGATGTCGCCCGGAGGGAAGATCGTGGAGTCCGAGGCCGACCGCGTGTGGTCGGTGGGACGGCGTCCGGTCTTTACGGTGAGGCTCGCCAGCGGACGCGAGGTTAGGGCCACGGCCAGGCACCGGCTTTTCGGCGCTGACGGTTGGATACGTGTGGGAGAGCTGCGTCCTGGCGACAGGCTCGCGCTGGCTCGTGGCGTACCGGAGCCGGAGGCCGCGGGAAGATGGTCCGAGGCACGCCTGGCGTTGCTGGGGCACCTGATCGGGGACGGCAGCTACTTGAGCGGCCAGCCGTTACGCTACTGCACCGCCTCGGAGGAGAACAGCCGCCTCGTCGCGAAGTCGGCCATAGAAGAGTTCGGCGTTCGGGTGAACCGCCACGCGGGAAGGGACAACTGGCACCAACTCGTCTTGAGCGGCAACGGCAACCGCTGGCATCCCGCGGGTGTGAACCGTTGGCTGCGCGAACTTGGCATCTTCGGCCAGAGGTCCCACGAGAAACGCATCCCCGAACCCGTCTTCGGGCTCGGCAACGAGTCCATCGTTGTCCTGCTCAGGCATTTGTGGGCTACCGATGGGACGATCTTTGCTCGCAAACCGGGGACGCACGGTTCCTCCACGATCTGCTTCTCCACCAACAGCAGGGGCCTCGCGGACGACGTTGCCGCCCTGCTTCTGCGCATCGGCATCGTGGCCCGGCTTCGTGAGGTCGACCAGGGCGGACACCGCCCGATGTTCACGGTCTCCGTCTCCGGTACTCGCGACCAGAGACTCTTCCTCGATCAGGTGGGAGCCTTCGGTCCCCGTCGCGAGGGGGCTGAGAAGCTCGCGCGACTCCTTGCATCCCGTCGCGATGGAACCAACGTGGATACACTGCCCGCCGAGTTCTTCGCAAAGGTGAAGGCGAGCATGGCAGCCCGTGGTGTCTCCCACCGCGCCATGTCGCTGGCGAGAGGCACGTCCTACGGCGGCTCGTCGCGGTTCCGGTTCGCACCATCTCGCACACTGATGGCCGAATACGCCAGCCTGCTCGAAGACGAAACGCTGCTCGCCGACGCGGAGAGCGATCTCTTCTGGGACCGGGTGGTAGAAGTGGTGCCTTCGGGAGAGGAAGAGGTCTTCGACCTAACCGTTCCAGGACCGGCTTCCTGGCTCGCCGACGGCATCGTCAGCCATAATTCGGGCGCCATCGAGCAGGACGCGGACATGGTAATGTTCTTGTATCGAGACGAATACTACAATCCCGAATCGGACGACAAGGGCATAGCGGAGGTCATCGTTGGCAAGCACCGCAACGGGCCTACGGGCAAGGTGCAGCTCGCGTGGCTGGAGCAGTACACCAAGTTCGCCTCACTGGCCCGCCGCGGCTAG
- a CDS encoding ABC transporter ATP-binding protein, which translates to MENGVPNAVETVGLRKVYGEGSTAVRALDDVSLAFPNGEFAAIMGPSGSGKSTLLHILGALDKPSEGRVIVGGTELSGLSDRELTLLRRRRMGFVFQFFNLIPTLSAEENVLLPVLISGKKPGKYARRVDELLDLVGLTGRRDHRPDELSGGEQQRVAIARALIRFPDIILADEPTGNLDSRTGAEVLVLLKESAARYDQTILMVTHDPRAASASDRAVFLSDGRVVDEARDPNPDDILERIRTLESLG; encoded by the coding sequence GTGGAGAACGGTGTTCCAAACGCTGTCGAGACGGTGGGCCTGCGTAAGGTCTACGGCGAGGGTTCGACGGCGGTGCGGGCGCTCGACGACGTCTCTTTGGCGTTCCCCAACGGGGAGTTCGCCGCGATCATGGGCCCAAGCGGGTCGGGTAAGAGCACGCTGCTGCACATCCTCGGCGCCCTGGACAAGCCCTCGGAAGGGCGCGTCATCGTCGGCGGGACGGAGCTGTCCGGGCTCTCCGACAGGGAGCTCACGCTGCTGAGGCGGCGGCGGATGGGTTTCGTGTTCCAGTTCTTCAACCTCATACCGACGCTCTCGGCCGAGGAGAACGTGCTCCTGCCGGTTTTGATCTCCGGCAAGAAGCCGGGCAAGTACGCGAGGCGGGTGGACGAGCTTCTAGACCTCGTCGGCCTGACGGGCCGCCGGGATCACAGGCCGGACGAGCTCTCGGGCGGCGAGCAGCAGCGGGTCGCCATAGCCCGCGCCCTCATACGCTTCCCCGACATCATCCTCGCCGACGAGCCGACCGGAAACCTCGACTCGAGGACCGGAGCCGAGGTGCTCGTCCTCCTCAAAGAGTCGGCCGCCCGCTACGACCAGACCATCCTGATGGTCACCCACGACCCGCGCGCCGCCTCCGCCTCAGACAGGGCCGTCTTCCTCTCCGACGGCCGCGTGGTCGACGAGGCCCGCGACCCCAACCCGGACGACATCCTCGAGCGCATCAGGACGCTCGAATCCCTGGGCTGA
- the rpsF gene encoding 30S ribosomal protein S6 — MTTYEAMLIVIPELDEEQVENTVGRFRTIIERTGGEAGEPKHWGRRKLAYEIDNRTDGFYVVMEFTTGERTLVELKRILRVSDDVLRHTIVKLPPSYAHKPLPEPEEVPA; from the coding sequence ATAACTACTTACGAAGCCATGCTCATAGTCATACCCGAGCTCGACGAAGAGCAGGTCGAGAATACGGTCGGCCGTTTTCGCACGATCATCGAGCGCACGGGCGGCGAGGCCGGCGAGCCCAAGCACTGGGGCCGCCGCAAGCTCGCCTACGAGATAGACAACCGCACCGACGGTTTCTACGTCGTCATGGAGTTCACGACCGGGGAGCGGACCCTCGTCGAGCTCAAGCGCATCCTGCGCGTCTCGGACGACGTGCTGCGGCACACGATCGTGAAGCTCCCGCCGAGCTACGCGCACAAGCCGCTGCCGGAGCCCGAAGAAGTCCCGGCCTAA
- the fabI gene encoding enoyl-ACP reductase FabI: MSGLLEGKKVLVTGVLDRRSIAYSAARLAAEQGAEVVLSSFGRARSLTERTARKLDPQPPILELDVNKPEDIEAVAADLKERWGQVHGVVHAIAFAPEDALGGNFLTAEWPSVATAVQTSAYSLKALTVGLSDLMKPGASVVGLDFDARVAWPSYDWMGVAKAALESTSRYLARDLGEKGIRVNLVSAGPVKTLAAKGISGFEEIEGEWGRQAPLGWETTNPEPVGRAVVSLLSDWWPATTGELIHVDGGYHAMGTKIR; this comes from the coding sequence ATGTCTGGACTGCTAGAAGGCAAGAAGGTGCTGGTTACGGGTGTCCTGGACCGCCGGTCCATAGCCTACTCAGCGGCGCGGCTGGCGGCCGAACAGGGCGCGGAGGTGGTTCTGAGCAGCTTCGGCCGCGCCCGCAGCCTCACCGAAAGGACAGCGAGAAAGCTGGATCCCCAGCCCCCCATTCTTGAGCTGGACGTCAACAAGCCCGAGGACATCGAGGCCGTCGCCGCCGACCTGAAAGAACGCTGGGGGCAGGTCCACGGCGTCGTCCACGCCATCGCCTTCGCCCCCGAGGACGCCCTCGGCGGCAACTTCCTCACGGCCGAGTGGCCCTCGGTCGCGACGGCCGTCCAGACGTCGGCCTATTCGTTGAAGGCTCTTACCGTCGGCCTCTCGGACCTGATGAAACCAGGGGCCTCCGTCGTCGGCCTCGACTTCGACGCCCGCGTGGCCTGGCCCTCCTACGACTGGATGGGCGTGGCAAAGGCGGCCCTGGAGTCTACCTCCCGCTACCTCGCCCGCGATCTTGGCGAGAAGGGCATCAGGGTGAACCTGGTCTCGGCAGGCCCAGTAAAAACCCTGGCCGCCAAGGGCATCAGCGGCTTCGAGGAGATAGAGGGCGAGTGGGGCAGGCAGGCGCCCCTGGGATGGGAGACGACGAACCCCGAGCCGGTCGGGCGGGCGGTGGTGAGCCTCCTCTCCGACTGGTGGCCCGCGACCACCGGGGAGCTCATTCACGTCGATGGTGGGTACCACGCCATGGGGACGAAGATCAGGTAG
- a CDS encoding LTA synthase family protein has translation MKRLDRLLTRGDWIYLASLLVPLVVYNLVLKVVRIVTRPDPPGFLGFLDQVRSDLLFNLGFAALWIGVFAVVRGGWPRRAVLILFHLAVVVVVILTTSAHFFYTTTGSTLDLSFVLVSISSIGEIQGAIGSETTTLHWALVSVILFYTLAGPALLTRLFTGTWDPQPDAPGSPGRAPLTVGLAAVLLFSLSVVPSVTNAGNAFARDPLANMVVNEVATTEVEANVSPESLPTDTSLSPTPETEKRNVVLVFLESTRAESTTAYNDEIDTTPFLDELSEESLMAERAHAVVPHTSKALVATACGVPPPLDTQKTESEPGIIPARCLPELLEEQGYNSAFFQSATETFERRPQLVDNFGYGHFQAIEDMSKTGYQRVNYFGFEDEIMLKPSRAWLEENADDGPFMTTYLTVTPHHNYVVPQRYGTKKYSSDPELNRYLNTVRYQDFFLEKLFDQYKDLGLYEDTIFVILGDHGEGFGEHGLKQHDNTIYQEGLHIPLLVHDPKNPEPRRVEENVNELDVLPTVADMLGYRVEGGDYPGFSLLSPPEDRRLVASCYHERTCLASIDGDKKYIYSYGNRGEEYYDLSEDPEEKKNLIEEQGDKKIEDLRDDLLAWEARVTDSYEQQRPQEETTE, from the coding sequence GTGAAGCGCCTCGACAGGTTGTTGACGCGTGGGGATTGGATCTACCTCGCGAGCTTACTCGTGCCCCTGGTCGTCTACAACCTCGTGCTCAAAGTGGTCCGCATAGTCACCCGTCCGGACCCGCCCGGCTTTCTCGGTTTTCTGGATCAGGTCCGTTCCGACCTCCTCTTCAACCTCGGGTTCGCGGCGCTCTGGATCGGCGTCTTCGCCGTCGTGAGGGGCGGCTGGCCCAGGCGCGCGGTCCTGATCCTGTTTCACCTCGCCGTCGTGGTGGTCGTGATCCTGACCACCAGCGCCCACTTCTTCTACACGACCACGGGCTCGACGCTGGACCTGAGCTTCGTGCTCGTCTCGATCTCCTCGATCGGGGAGATCCAGGGCGCCATCGGCTCGGAGACGACGACCCTGCACTGGGCCCTGGTCTCCGTCATCCTCTTCTACACCCTCGCGGGCCCGGCCCTGCTGACCCGCCTGTTTACCGGCACCTGGGATCCCCAGCCGGACGCCCCGGGGAGCCCGGGCCGGGCCCCGCTCACCGTCGGCCTGGCCGCCGTCCTGCTCTTCTCCCTTTCGGTAGTGCCGAGCGTGACCAACGCGGGCAACGCCTTCGCCAGGGACCCGTTGGCGAACATGGTGGTCAACGAGGTCGCCACGACGGAGGTCGAGGCGAACGTCTCCCCGGAATCCCTCCCGACGGACACGAGCCTCTCCCCCACGCCCGAGACCGAGAAACGAAACGTGGTGTTGGTCTTCCTCGAGTCGACGCGCGCGGAATCGACGACCGCGTACAACGACGAGATCGACACGACGCCGTTCCTGGACGAACTCTCCGAAGAGAGCCTGATGGCGGAGCGGGCCCACGCCGTGGTCCCGCACACCTCAAAGGCGCTGGTGGCGACCGCCTGCGGGGTGCCTCCGCCCCTCGACACCCAGAAGACGGAGTCCGAGCCTGGCATCATCCCGGCCCGGTGTTTGCCGGAGCTCCTGGAAGAGCAGGGCTACAACAGCGCCTTCTTCCAGTCGGCCACCGAGACCTTCGAGCGCAGGCCCCAGCTCGTGGACAACTTCGGGTACGGGCACTTCCAGGCGATAGAGGACATGAGCAAGACGGGTTACCAGCGCGTCAACTACTTCGGGTTCGAGGACGAGATCATGCTGAAGCCCAGCCGCGCCTGGCTCGAAGAGAACGCCGACGACGGCCCGTTCATGACCACGTACCTGACGGTCACCCCCCACCACAACTACGTGGTCCCGCAGCGCTACGGCACGAAGAAGTACTCGTCAGACCCGGAGTTGAACAGGTACCTGAACACCGTCCGTTACCAGGACTTCTTTCTGGAGAAGCTCTTCGACCAGTACAAGGACCTCGGGCTCTACGAGGACACCATATTCGTGATCCTGGGCGACCACGGCGAGGGTTTCGGCGAACACGGCCTCAAGCAGCACGACAACACGATCTACCAGGAAGGCCTCCACATCCCCCTCCTCGTCCACGATCCCAAGAACCCCGAACCGCGACGCGTCGAGGAGAACGTCAACGAACTCGACGTCCTGCCGACGGTCGCCGACATGCTCGGGTACAGGGTGGAAGGCGGCGACTACCCCGGCTTCTCGCTTCTCTCTCCGCCGGAGGACCGAAGGCTCGTGGCGAGTTGCTACCACGAGCGCACCTGCCTGGCGAGCATCGACGGGGATAAGAAGTACATCTACTCCTACGGCAACCGCGGCGAGGAGTACTACGACCTCTCGGAAGATCCCGAAGAGAAGAAAAACCTGATCGAAGAGCAGGGCGACAAGAAGATAGAGGACCTCCGGGACGACCTGCTGGCCTGGGAGGCCCGCGTCACGGACTCCTACGAGCAGCAACGCCCGCAGGAGGAGACGACCGAGTAG